One Streptomyces sp. B21-105 genomic region harbors:
- a CDS encoding S8 family serine peptidase produces MTHTPEREPISGARRVARIAVAAGLVAALSAAGPIPMAFSADAGQAPVTADPGVKSAHDKLGSDDADLLAEAKAAGDKNVTLMVATAPGQTEQVAEELDGVKGGSVGQSYDKLGYVRATVPTGKADSAIAAAAKLSSVHAIDLRQDIVLDDPAPSADTATTAKSAKSAAKAKTYPAPGRKTPAENPYNPSFETGAVDFVKKNPKADGRGVTIGILDSGVDLGHPALQKTTTGERKIVDWVTATDPILDGDASWRPMTTSVSGPSFAFGGRTWTAKPGSYQVNLFRESATAGGDAKGDVNRDGDTTDVWGVLYDAAAGTVTVDVNNNGDFGDDTAMKPYKDGYQVGYFGTDDPKTDIAERQPFVVQIRKDVPMDPFGGDWVGKKADFANIGLIASEHGTHVAGITAANGLFGGNMDGAAPGAKLVSSRACVFGPGCTNVALTEGMIDLVVNRGVDIVNMSIGGLPGLNDGNNARAELYTRLIDTYGVQLVISAGNEGPGANTIGDPGLADKVISVGAGISKETWAANYGSQVTKKYALLPFSSRGPREDGGFTPTLVAPGAAINTTQTWLPGAPVAEAGYQLPAGYSMLQGTSMASPQAAGASALLISAAKQHKVALTPAILRTALTSTAHHIKGVQAYEEGAGAIDVVDAWKSIRKGATAHDYTVKAPVDTALDQALKTPGFGTGIYDRESGLKAGQKKTYDVTITRTSGPATAVRHELELENNAAGTFKILGDDEVKLPLNKPVTVRIQAKPRAAGIASAILEVDDPKTEGVDKQILNTVVVSTPLKHKFAVSNTVQRNSFQSYFLTVPEGAKSFEVAIGGLKDKSQTRFISIHPYGVAVEDSSTIYCYSNYPNTNGCRPDARSYLNPQAGVWEIEVESRRTSPLLDNPYKLEATVYGAAFDPATVTVPEVKVGTPATASWKVTNNFAAIDGKLAGGPLGSSKATRPTIANGETQTTTVEVPAGAKSLDVSIGNVSDASADLDLTVFDAAGNQVAQQADGDSEEAVSIPAPAAGTYTIEVAGYSVPAGTTAYDYLDVFFSSSLGAVAVDESTPVKLGTGASTSVKATVTAAAAAPEGRAFFGQVQLVNARGTVAGSGSVAIEKVTP; encoded by the coding sequence ATGACCCACACCCCCGAGCGTGAACCCATATCGGGCGCAAGACGCGTGGCGCGGATAGCCGTGGCCGCGGGACTCGTGGCCGCGCTGTCCGCGGCCGGACCGATACCCATGGCCTTCTCCGCCGACGCCGGCCAGGCCCCGGTCACGGCCGACCCGGGCGTGAAGTCCGCCCACGACAAGCTCGGCTCCGACGACGCCGACCTCCTCGCCGAGGCCAAGGCCGCCGGCGACAAGAACGTCACGCTGATGGTCGCGACCGCCCCCGGCCAGACCGAGCAGGTCGCCGAGGAGCTGGACGGGGTCAAGGGCGGCTCCGTGGGCCAGTCCTACGACAAGCTCGGTTACGTCCGCGCCACCGTCCCGACGGGCAAGGCCGACTCCGCGATCGCCGCGGCCGCCAAGCTGTCCTCGGTGCATGCCATCGACCTGCGCCAGGACATCGTCCTCGACGACCCGGCGCCCAGCGCGGACACCGCAACGACCGCCAAGTCCGCGAAGTCCGCCGCGAAGGCGAAGACCTACCCCGCGCCGGGCAGGAAGACCCCCGCCGAGAACCCGTACAACCCGTCCTTCGAGACGGGCGCCGTCGACTTCGTGAAGAAGAACCCGAAGGCGGACGGCCGCGGCGTCACCATCGGCATCCTCGACTCCGGCGTGGACCTCGGCCACCCCGCGCTGCAGAAGACCACCACCGGCGAGCGCAAGATCGTCGACTGGGTGACGGCCACCGACCCGATCCTCGACGGCGACGCCTCGTGGCGCCCGATGACGACCTCGGTGTCCGGTCCCAGCTTCGCCTTCGGCGGCCGGACCTGGACCGCGAAGCCCGGCTCGTACCAGGTCAACCTGTTCCGCGAGTCCGCCACCGCCGGCGGCGACGCCAAGGGCGACGTCAACCGTGACGGCGACACCACCGACGTGTGGGGCGTCCTGTACGACGCGGCCGCCGGCACCGTCACCGTCGACGTGAACAACAACGGCGACTTCGGCGACGACACCGCGATGAAGCCGTACAAGGACGGTTACCAGGTCGGGTACTTCGGCACCGACGACCCGAAGACCGACATCGCCGAGCGGCAGCCGTTCGTCGTGCAGATCCGCAAGGACGTGCCGATGGACCCGTTCGGCGGCGACTGGGTCGGCAAGAAGGCCGACTTCGCCAACATCGGCCTCATCGCCAGCGAGCACGGCACCCACGTGGCCGGCATCACCGCCGCGAACGGCCTGTTCGGCGGCAACATGGACGGCGCCGCGCCCGGCGCGAAGCTCGTCTCCTCCCGCGCCTGCGTCTTCGGTCCGGGCTGCACCAACGTGGCCCTCACCGAGGGCATGATCGACCTGGTCGTCAACCGCGGCGTCGACATCGTCAACATGTCGATCGGCGGTCTGCCGGGTCTGAACGACGGCAACAACGCGCGCGCCGAGCTGTACACCCGCCTCATCGACACCTACGGCGTCCAGCTCGTGATCTCCGCGGGCAACGAGGGCCCCGGCGCGAACACCATCGGCGACCCCGGTCTGGCCGACAAGGTGATCTCGGTCGGCGCGGGCATCTCCAAGGAGACCTGGGCGGCCAACTACGGCTCGCAGGTGACGAAGAAGTACGCGCTGCTGCCGTTCTCCTCGCGCGGCCCGCGTGAGGACGGCGGCTTCACGCCGACGCTCGTCGCGCCCGGCGCCGCGATCAACACCACCCAGACCTGGCTGCCGGGCGCCCCGGTCGCCGAGGCGGGCTACCAGCTGCCGGCCGGCTACTCCATGCTGCAGGGCACCTCGATGGCCTCCCCGCAGGCCGCGGGGGCCTCGGCGCTGCTGATCTCGGCCGCCAAGCAGCACAAGGTCGCGCTCACCCCGGCGATCCTGCGCACGGCGCTCACCTCGACCGCCCACCACATCAAGGGTGTGCAGGCGTACGAGGAGGGCGCTGGCGCCATCGACGTCGTGGACGCCTGGAAGTCCATCAGGAAGGGCGCCACCGCCCACGACTACACCGTCAAGGCCCCGGTCGACACCGCGCTCGACCAGGCCCTGAAGACCCCGGGCTTCGGCACCGGCATCTACGACCGCGAGAGCGGTCTGAAGGCCGGGCAGAAGAAGACGTACGACGTCACCATCACCCGTACGTCCGGTCCCGCCACGGCGGTCCGCCACGAGCTGGAGCTCGAGAACAACGCCGCCGGCACCTTCAAGATCCTCGGCGACGACGAGGTGAAGCTGCCGCTGAACAAGCCGGTGACGGTCCGGATCCAGGCCAAGCCGAGGGCCGCGGGCATCGCCAGCGCCATCCTCGAGGTCGACGACCCGAAGACCGAGGGCGTCGACAAGCAGATCCTCAACACGGTCGTCGTCTCGACGCCGCTGAAGCACAAGTTCGCCGTGTCGAACACCGTGCAGCGCAACAGCTTCCAGTCGTACTTCCTGACCGTGCCCGAGGGCGCCAAGTCGTTCGAGGTCGCGATCGGCGGTCTGAAGGACAAGAGCCAGACCCGGTTCATCTCGATCCACCCGTACGGCGTCGCGGTCGAGGACAGCTCCACGATCTACTGCTACAGCAACTACCCGAACACCAACGGCTGCCGGCCGGACGCCCGTTCGTACCTGAACCCGCAGGCCGGCGTCTGGGAGATCGAGGTCGAGTCGCGCCGCACCTCGCCGCTGCTGGACAACCCGTACAAGCTGGAAGCCACCGTCTACGGCGCTGCCTTCGACCCGGCGACCGTGACCGTGCCCGAGGTGAAGGTCGGCACCCCGGCCACCGCCTCCTGGAAGGTCACGAACAACTTCGCCGCGATCGACGGCAAGCTGGCCGGCGGCCCGCTCGGCTCGTCCAAGGCGACCCGTCCGACCATCGCGAACGGCGAGACCCAGACCACCACGGTCGAGGTCCCGGCGGGCGCCAAGTCGCTCGACGTCTCCATCGGCAACGTCTCGGACGCCTCCGCCGACCTGGACCTCACGGTCTTCGACGCGGCCGGCAACCAGGTCGCGCAGCAGGCCGACGGTGACTCGGAGGAGGCGGTCTCCATCCCGGCGCCCGCCGCCGGCACGTACACCATCGAGGTCGCGGGCTACTCCGTCCCGGCCGGCACGACGGCGTACGACTACCTGGACGTGTTCTTCTCGTCCTCCCTGGGCGCCGTCGCCGTCGACGAGTCGACGCCGGTGAAGCTGGGCACGGGCGCCTCGACGTCGGTCAAGGCGACGGTCACCGCCGCGGCCGCGGCGCCCGAGGGCCGGGCCTTCTTCGGCCAGGTCCAGCTCGTGAACGCGCGGGGCACCGTCGCGGGCTCCGGCAGCGTGGCGATCGAGAAGGTCACCCCGTAA
- a CDS encoding NUDIX hydrolase codes for MRKTLRVAAYAVCVRDGRLLLARSPAPDGTPEWVLPGGGMEHGEDPLDTVVRELDEETGYRVEVTGLLGIDSARRTFGRTFRPALGRKGLRGPEDHHAVRVLYEGRVVGGELRHEVNGSTDMAAWHDLDAVASLTRVRLVDTALALWRERPVTGRTAVPPGG; via the coding sequence ATGCGCAAGACGTTGAGGGTGGCGGCCTACGCCGTCTGTGTCCGCGACGGCCGGCTGCTGCTCGCCCGCTCGCCGGCTCCCGACGGCACGCCCGAGTGGGTGCTCCCCGGCGGCGGCATGGAGCACGGCGAGGATCCCCTCGACACCGTCGTGCGCGAGCTCGACGAGGAGACCGGCTACCGCGTCGAGGTGACCGGCCTGCTCGGCATCGACTCCGCCCGCCGCACCTTCGGCCGCACCTTCCGCCCCGCCCTCGGCCGCAAGGGCCTGCGCGGTCCCGAGGACCATCACGCCGTCCGCGTGCTCTACGAGGGGCGGGTCGTCGGCGGGGAACTGCGCCACGAGGTGAACGGCTCCACCGACATGGCCGCCTGGCACGACCTGGACGCGGTCGCCTCCCTCACCCGGGTCCGCCTGGTCGACACCGCGCTCGCACTGTGGCGGGAACGCCCGGTGACCGGCCGGACTGCCGTGCCGCCCGGAGGATGA
- a CDS encoding aspartate-semialdehyde dehydrogenase, with translation MRVGIVGATGQVGTVMRRILKERDFPVTQLRLFASARSAGTVLDGVTVEDAATADYAGLDIVLFSAGGATSKALAEKVASQGAVVIDNSSAWRKDPAVPLVVSEVNPHAIAHRPKGIIANPNCTTMAAMPVLKPLHAEAGLEALVVATYQAVSGSGVAGVAELHGQAQKVVPEADKLTHDGGSVDFPEPQVYKRPIAFNVVPLAGSIVEDGLGETDEEQKLRNESRKILEIPDLRVSGTCVRVPVFSGHSLQVNARFARPLSAERATELLSETAGVVLTDIPTPLEAAGKDPSFVGRIRRDETVEHGLALFISNDNLRKGAALNAVQIAELVADELKG, from the coding sequence GTGAGGGTCGGAATCGTCGGAGCCACCGGTCAGGTCGGCACGGTCATGCGCAGGATCCTCAAGGAGCGGGACTTCCCGGTCACGCAGCTGCGCCTGTTCGCGTCGGCCCGCTCGGCGGGGACGGTCCTGGACGGCGTGACGGTGGAGGACGCGGCGACGGCCGACTACGCGGGGCTGGACATCGTCCTGTTCTCGGCGGGTGGCGCGACGTCGAAGGCGCTCGCGGAGAAGGTCGCCTCGCAGGGCGCGGTCGTGATCGACAACTCGTCCGCCTGGCGCAAGGACCCCGCGGTTCCGCTGGTGGTCTCCGAGGTGAACCCGCACGCGATCGCGCACCGCCCCAAGGGCATCATCGCCAACCCGAACTGCACCACGATGGCCGCGATGCCGGTCCTGAAGCCGCTGCACGCGGAGGCCGGCCTGGAGGCGCTGGTGGTCGCCACGTACCAGGCGGTGTCCGGGTCGGGCGTGGCGGGCGTGGCGGAGCTGCACGGCCAGGCGCAGAAGGTGGTGCCTGAGGCGGACAAGCTGACCCACGACGGCGGGTCGGTCGACTTCCCCGAGCCGCAGGTCTACAAGCGTCCCATCGCCTTCAACGTCGTCCCGCTCGCCGGCTCGATCGTCGAGGACGGCCTGGGCGAGACGGACGAGGAGCAGAAGCTCCGCAACGAGTCCCGCAAGATCCTGGAGATCCCGGACCTCAGGGTCTCCGGCACCTGTGTGCGGGTCCCGGTGTTCTCCGGGCACTCCCTCCAGGTCAACGCCCGCTTCGCCCGTCCGCTGTCGGCGGAGCGTGCGACGGAGCTGCTGTCCGAGACCGCCGGCGTGGTCCTCACCGACATCCCGACGCCGCTCGAGGCGGCCGGCAAGGACCCGTCCTTCGTGGGTCGTATCCGCCGGGACGAGACCGTGGAGCACGGCCTCGCCCTGTTCATCTCCAACGACAACCTGCGCAAGGGCGCCGCGCTGAACGCGGTGCAGATCGCGGAGCTGGTGGCGGACGAGCTCAAGGGCTGA
- the pepN gene encoding aminopeptidase N: protein MPGENLSRDEARERAALLSVDGYDVSLDVRSAVDDRSATGDSSGTTGDRSGDAPRTFRSVTTIRFRCNEPGASTFADLMAPSVTSVSLNGRDLDPGEVFDGARILLEDLAAENELVVDARCAYSRSGEGLHRFVDPEDGEVYLYTQYEPADARRVFVTFEQPDLKAPFRFEVRAPEEWTVWSNGAGELTDGVWRFAETKPISTYITCVVAGPYHYVTDTYTRDLGDGTTLEIPLGAMCRKGLAPYFEPDDVFLITKQGLDFYHDHFDYPYPFGKYDQAFVPEYNLGAMENPGLVTFREEYIFRGKVTKTSYEARANVILHEMAHMWFGDLVTMVWWDDLWLKESFADFMGTFASVGATRFSDAWITFANRRKAWAYRADQLPSTHPITADIRDLQDAKLNFDGITYAKGASVLKQLVAYVGEDAFLEGARRYFKRHAYGNTGLGDLLSVLGETSGRDMGAWARSWLQTAGVNSLTPQVLLDPSGRVAELAVLQEAPESHPELRPHRVAVGLYRREEGRLVRYARAEADVDGPRTIALDLAGQEAPELVLVNDDDLTYCKTRFDETSLETLRSSLGDITDPLARALCWSALWNMTRDALLPARDFIGLVLRFAGRESDIGVLQMLHAWAESALVHYVAPPLRETGARLLAEGAERELYAAEPGSEHQLAWARFFAGTAERPAGFALLQGLLDGTSTVEGLEVDQELRWTFLEPLAAHGYADEKALEAELARDDTASGKRHQVRCLAARPSAAVKAQAWAQVVESDALSNALIEATIAGFGQPSQRELLAPYRDKYFAAIERVWSERSIQIAMTIVKGLFPSLQDTPQTLVETDVWLAAHDSAPPALRRLVLEAWDDHARGLRGQAYDARAEARSETRAEAEAETGAEAGNAAD, encoded by the coding sequence GTGCCCGGTGAGAACCTGTCCCGCGACGAGGCCCGGGAGCGGGCCGCCCTGCTGTCCGTCGACGGGTACGACGTGTCCCTCGACGTCCGTTCGGCGGTCGACGACCGGTCGGCGACCGGAGACAGCTCGGGGACGACCGGAGACCGGTCCGGGGACGCGCCGCGCACCTTCCGGTCGGTCACCACGATCCGGTTCCGCTGCAACGAGCCCGGCGCGTCGACCTTCGCCGACCTGATGGCGCCGAGTGTGACGTCCGTCTCCCTCAACGGCCGCGACCTCGACCCCGGCGAGGTCTTCGACGGCGCCCGGATCCTGCTGGAGGACCTGGCGGCGGAGAACGAGCTGGTGGTGGACGCCCGGTGCGCGTACTCCCGCTCGGGCGAGGGCCTGCACCGCTTCGTCGACCCGGAGGACGGCGAGGTCTACCTCTACACGCAGTACGAGCCCGCCGACGCGCGCCGGGTCTTCGTCACCTTCGAGCAGCCCGATCTCAAGGCCCCCTTCCGCTTCGAGGTGCGCGCGCCCGAGGAGTGGACGGTGTGGAGCAACGGCGCCGGGGAGCTCACGGACGGGGTCTGGCGGTTCGCGGAGACGAAGCCGATCTCGACGTACATCACCTGTGTCGTGGCCGGCCCCTACCACTACGTGACGGACACGTACACGCGCGACCTGGGCGACGGCACGACGCTGGAGATCCCCCTCGGCGCGATGTGCCGCAAGGGGCTGGCCCCCTACTTCGAGCCCGACGACGTCTTCCTGATCACCAAGCAGGGCCTGGACTTCTACCACGACCACTTCGACTACCCGTACCCCTTCGGCAAGTACGACCAGGCGTTCGTGCCCGAGTACAACCTGGGCGCGATGGAGAACCCGGGCCTGGTGACCTTCCGCGAGGAGTACATCTTCCGGGGGAAGGTGACGAAGACCTCCTACGAGGCGCGGGCGAACGTCATCCTGCACGAGATGGCCCACATGTGGTTCGGCGACCTCGTCACCATGGTGTGGTGGGACGACCTGTGGCTGAAGGAGTCCTTCGCCGACTTCATGGGCACCTTCGCCAGCGTCGGCGCGACGCGCTTCTCCGACGCCTGGATCACGTTCGCCAACCGCCGCAAGGCCTGGGCCTACCGCGCGGACCAGCTGCCCTCCACGCACCCGATCACCGCCGACATCCGCGACCTCCAGGACGCGAAGCTCAACTTCGACGGCATCACCTACGCCAAGGGCGCCAGCGTCCTCAAGCAGCTGGTCGCCTACGTCGGTGAGGACGCGTTCCTGGAGGGCGCCCGCCGCTACTTCAAGCGGCACGCGTACGGCAACACCGGCCTCGGCGACCTGCTGTCGGTGCTCGGCGAGACCAGCGGCCGGGACATGGGCGCGTGGGCGCGGTCCTGGCTGCAGACGGCGGGCGTGAACTCGCTGACCCCGCAGGTGCTGCTGGACCCGTCGGGGCGGGTCGCCGAGCTGGCGGTGCTCCAGGAGGCCCCGGAGTCCCACCCGGAGCTGCGGCCGCACCGGGTGGCGGTCGGTCTCTACCGCCGCGAGGAGGGCCGTCTGGTGCGGTACGCGCGCGCCGAGGCGGACGTCGACGGGCCGCGCACGATCGCCCTGGACCTGGCCGGCCAGGAGGCGCCCGAGCTGGTCCTGGTCAACGACGACGACCTGACGTACTGCAAGACCCGCTTCGACGAGACCTCGCTGGAAACCCTGCGCTCCTCCCTGGGCGACATCACCGACCCGCTGGCGCGCGCGCTGTGCTGGTCGGCGCTGTGGAACATGACGCGGGACGCGCTGCTTCCCGCGCGGGACTTCATCGGGCTGGTGCTGCGCTTCGCGGGCCGCGAGTCGGACATCGGCGTGCTGCAGATGCTGCACGCGTGGGCGGAGTCGGCGCTGGTGCACTACGTGGCGCCGCCGCTGCGCGAGACCGGCGCGCGGCTGCTGGCCGAGGGCGCCGAGCGCGAGCTGTACGCCGCCGAGCCGGGCAGCGAGCACCAGCTGGCCTGGGCGCGGTTCTTCGCCGGCACGGCCGAGCGCCCGGCCGGCTTCGCGCTGCTGCAGGGCCTGCTGGACGGCACGTCGACGGTCGAGGGGCTGGAGGTGGACCAGGAGCTGCGCTGGACGTTCCTGGAGCCGCTGGCCGCACACGGGTACGCGGACGAGAAGGCGCTGGAGGCCGAACTGGCGCGTGACGACACCGCGTCCGGCAAGCGCCACCAGGTGCGCTGCCTCGCCGCCCGCCCCTCCGCGGCGGTGAAGGCCCAGGCGTGGGCGCAGGTGGTGGAGTCCGACGCCCTGTCCAACGCCCTGATCGAGGCGACGATCGCCGGGTTCGGCCAGCCCTCGCAGCGGGAGCTGCTGGCGCCGTACCGGGACAAGTACTTCGCCGCGATCGAGCGGGTCTGGTCCGAGCGTTCCATCCAGATCGCGATGACCATCGTCAAGGGCCTGTTCCCGTCCCTGCAGGACACCCCGCAGACGCTGGTGGAGACGGACGTCTGGCTGGCCGCGCACGACTCGGCGCCCCCGGCGCTGCGCCGGCTGGTCCTCGAGGCGTGGGACGACCATGCGCGGGGCCTGCGCGGGCAGGCGTACGACGCGAGGGCCGAAGCGAGGTCCGAGACGAGGGCCGAAGCGGAGGCCGAAACGGGAGCCGAAGCAGGGAACGCGGCCGACTAG
- a CDS encoding ribbon-helix-helix domain-containing protein produces MKISVSLPQEDVAFVDEYAARTEADSRSAVIHAAIELLRAGQLEAEYAEAFQEWDAGEDAGFWDRFAGDGLVDEAR; encoded by the coding sequence ATGAAGATCAGTGTGAGTCTGCCCCAGGAGGACGTCGCCTTCGTCGATGAGTACGCGGCCAGAACCGAGGCCGATTCGCGGTCCGCCGTGATACACGCTGCCATCGAGCTGCTGCGTGCCGGCCAGCTGGAGGCCGAGTACGCGGAGGCTTTCCAGGAGTGGGACGCGGGCGAGGACGCCGGGTTCTGGGACAGGTTCGCGGGCGACGGGCTGGTCGATGAGGCGAGGTGA
- a CDS encoding sigma-70 family RNA polymerase sigma factor — translation MAVLRRRAHRVLGEDGAVSGDDPLDAAQERRVRAVLALGGMPQADLPDGVQQVRLRLLERAAKGYEAPRDVSAWAAVVASNLAMDWHRAKRRQERLGERLASLRQHEPASGEDTSVLSLAVAQGLDELPDAQRQVLVLRFYADLPVRSIARELGVPEGTVKSRLHTAVRALRARLHEDEVV, via the coding sequence GTGGCTGTGCTGCGCAGAAGGGCCCACCGCGTCCTGGGGGAGGACGGGGCCGTGTCCGGCGACGACCCCCTGGACGCGGCGCAGGAACGCCGGGTGCGGGCGGTGCTCGCGCTCGGCGGGATGCCGCAGGCGGACCTGCCGGACGGGGTGCAGCAGGTCCGCCTGCGGCTGCTGGAACGCGCGGCGAAAGGCTACGAGGCGCCGCGCGACGTCTCCGCGTGGGCGGCGGTCGTGGCCTCCAACCTCGCCATGGACTGGCATCGCGCCAAACGCCGTCAGGAACGGCTGGGGGAGCGGCTGGCCTCGCTGCGCCAGCACGAGCCCGCCTCGGGCGAGGACACCAGCGTGCTCTCCCTCGCCGTCGCCCAGGGCCTGGACGAGCTGCCCGACGCCCAGCGGCAGGTCCTCGTCCTGCGTTTCTACGCCGACCTGCCGGTGCGCTCGATAGCCCGGGAGCTGGGCGTCCCCGAGGGCACCGTCAAGAGCCGCCTGCACACAGCGGTCCGGGCGCTGCGCGCCCGCCTGCACGAGGACGAGGTGGTGTGA
- a CDS encoding type II toxin-antitoxin system PemK/MazF family toxin has product MRRGDICLVDYEPTRGSEVNKARPSVIVSNDAANRSVERHGRGVITVVPLTSNTTRVLTFQVFLGADECHLPKDSKAQCEQVRAVAPERILARIGAVPRPRMAEIDGALRRHLAL; this is encoded by the coding sequence ATGAGGCGAGGTGACATCTGTCTGGTCGACTACGAGCCGACGCGGGGCAGCGAAGTGAACAAGGCGCGCCCCTCGGTGATCGTGTCCAACGACGCCGCCAACCGGTCGGTCGAGCGCCACGGCCGAGGGGTGATCACCGTGGTGCCCCTCACGTCGAACACGACGCGCGTCCTGACGTTCCAGGTGTTCCTCGGCGCGGACGAGTGCCACTTGCCCAAGGACTCGAAGGCTCAGTGCGAGCAGGTGCGAGCCGTGGCTCCGGAGCGGATCCTCGCGCGGATCGGTGCGGTACCACGACCGCGCATGGCGGAGATCGACGGCGCACTCCGGCGGCACCTCGCTCTCTGA